Proteins encoded in a region of the Lysobacterales bacterium genome:
- the gspG gene encoding type II secretion system major pseudopilin GspG — MNTSSSARLRSLRQGGFSLIEILIVVALIAVIVGFATNQIFGGQDKAKANLAKAQIQTLVGKIEQFQLDNGGAPTSLEDLVRQPSGSRTWLGPYAKESDLKDPWGRAFQYQTGGATDFEIVSLGKDGKAGGDSVNRDIKSSE, encoded by the coding sequence ATGAACACTTCCAGCTCCGCGCGCCTGCGCAGCCTCCGCCAGGGCGGCTTCAGCCTGATCGAAATCCTCATCGTGGTTGCGCTGATCGCGGTGATCGTCGGTTTCGCCACCAACCAGATCTTCGGCGGCCAGGACAAGGCCAAGGCCAATCTGGCGAAAGCGCAGATCCAGACCCTGGTCGGCAAGATCGAGCAGTTCCAGCTCGACAACGGCGGCGCTCCGACCAGCCTGGAGGATCTCGTACGCCAGCCGTCGGGCTCGCGCACCTGGCTGGGGCCCTACGCCAAGGAGTCCGACCTCAAGGACCCCTGGGGCCGTGCCTTCCAGTATCAGACTGGCGGGGCCACTGATTTCGAGATTGTCAGCCTCGGCAAGGACGGCAAGGCCGGTGGCGACAGCGTCAACCGCGACATCAAGAGCAGCGAGTAA
- the gspE gene encoding type II secretion system ATPase GspE — MADADGVDASLIALENRISEALLARGRLKDADLQRARRLLEENPGSLIGLITRIGLASERDVAEASAEVLGLPLVSTKDVPEQPPQNVQLSLRFLKQQHVCPIGESEAHVDLLTADPQDHYLVDAVQLATGKQVKLHVGLRSEIDDLIERYYGAGRSAMGTIVENLAEGDVRSEDDVEHLRDLASEAPVIRLVNLVIQRAVEQRASDIHIEPFESRLKVRYRIDGVLHEVESPPSSSTAAVISRIKIMAKLNIAERRLPQDGRIMLRVQGKELDLRVSTVPTAHGESVVMRILDRESIVFDFHKLGFTDNFLDKFVKVLELPHGILLVTGPTGSGKTTTLYTALSRLNTPDLKIITVEDPVEYQIEGINQIQAKPQIGLDFSHALRSIVRQDPDVIMIGEMRDLETAKIAIQSALTGHLVLSTLHTNNAAGGITRLLDMGVEDYLLTSTVNGILAQRLVRRLVPEYREAYVAMPEVIEEFGLRRFTDADPVTLYRPVASAGSSTGYHGRTTIMEFLVMNDPLRRLVMKHAGMNELEQAARENGMRTMYEDGLVKSLEGVTTIEEVLRVTQEG, encoded by the coding sequence TTGGCTGACGCTGACGGCGTCGACGCAAGCTTGATCGCGCTCGAAAACCGCATCAGCGAGGCCCTGCTGGCCCGCGGTCGACTGAAAGACGCCGATCTGCAGCGCGCACGCCGTCTGCTGGAGGAGAACCCCGGCAGCCTGATCGGCCTGATCACGCGGATCGGCCTGGCCTCCGAGCGCGATGTCGCCGAGGCCAGCGCGGAAGTGCTGGGCCTGCCGCTGGTCTCGACCAAGGACGTGCCCGAGCAGCCGCCGCAGAACGTGCAGCTGTCGCTGCGCTTCCTGAAGCAGCAGCATGTCTGCCCGATCGGTGAGAGCGAGGCCCACGTCGATCTGCTCACCGCCGATCCGCAGGATCACTACCTCGTCGACGCGGTACAGCTCGCCACCGGCAAGCAGGTCAAGCTGCACGTGGGCCTGCGCTCGGAGATCGACGACCTGATCGAGCGCTACTACGGTGCCGGTCGCTCGGCCATGGGCACGATTGTCGAGAACCTCGCCGAAGGCGACGTGCGCAGCGAGGACGACGTCGAACACCTGCGCGACCTGGCCTCCGAAGCGCCGGTCATCCGCCTGGTGAACCTGGTGATCCAACGCGCAGTGGAGCAGCGCGCCTCGGACATCCATATCGAACCCTTCGAGAGCCGCCTCAAGGTGCGCTACCGCATCGACGGCGTGCTGCACGAGGTCGAGTCGCCGCCTTCATCGAGCACGGCCGCGGTGATCTCGCGCATCAAGATCATGGCCAAGCTCAACATCGCCGAGCGCCGCCTGCCGCAGGACGGCCGCATCATGCTGCGCGTGCAGGGCAAGGAGCTCGACCTGCGCGTTTCGACCGTGCCGACGGCGCACGGCGAGTCGGTGGTCATGCGTATCCTTGACCGCGAGTCGATCGTCTTCGACTTCCACAAGCTCGGCTTCACCGACAACTTCCTCGACAAGTTCGTCAAGGTGCTGGAGCTGCCGCACGGCATTCTGCTGGTCACCGGCCCCACCGGCTCGGGCAAGACCACCACGCTCTACACGGCGCTTTCGAGGCTCAACACGCCGGATCTCAAGATCATCACGGTTGAAGATCCGGTCGAGTACCAGATCGAGGGCATCAACCAGATCCAGGCCAAGCCGCAGATCGGCCTCGATTTCTCGCATGCCCTGCGTTCGATCGTCCGCCAGGACCCTGACGTCATCATGATCGGCGAGATGCGCGACCTGGAGACGGCGAAGATCGCGATCCAGTCGGCGCTGACCGGTCATCTGGTGCTGTCGACCCTGCACACCAACAACGCCGCCGGTGGCATCACCCGTCTGCTCGACATGGGCGTCGAGGATTACCTCCTGACCTCGACCGTCAACGGCATCCTCGCCCAGCGTCTAGTGCGCCGACTGGTGCCGGAGTATCGGGAGGCCTATGTGGCGATGCCCGAGGTGATCGAGGAGTTCGGCCTGCGTCGCTTCACCGATGCCGACCCGGTGACGCTCTATCGCCCGGTGGCCAGCGCCGGCTCCAGCACCGGCTACCACGGGCGGACCACGATTATGGAATTCCTGGTCATGAACGACCCGCTGCGCCGGCTGGTGATGAAGCACGCCGGCATGAATGAACTCGAGCAGGCCGCCCGCGAGAACGGCATGCGCACCATGTACGAAGACGGCCTGGTCAAATCCCTGGAAGGCGTGACCACGATCGAGGAGGTCCTGCGGGTGACGCAGGAGGGCTGA
- a CDS encoding PilN domain-containing protein, producing MTLADALNPLLARLRSRFAQTPLPQFWRWWTGELLSFLPPRWREALAVEQACLLLSSTEGGVTLELERAAQRSAVFHLDGERDAWAQRFGAEVDENLRELPLILGLPASRVLRRTLSLPVAALENLDAVLGFELDRQTPFKPEQVYFASRVLRHDPGAKQAQIELTVVPRPVLEEAVASLAGLAERLAAVDVVDARGERLGVNLLPMERRARQPRTQPLIQLGLLFAAVILVFFGLSQIVQNRQAAVEEMEALAQAQRERAREVGALRAQLEDAAAAANFLAVQKQTQASMVLLLDEVTQRLPDDTFLTRLSVSGNQVSLSGYSAQALKLVGELQKSGVLKDAALNGGVQQEPRVSRDMFTINATYGPDPKAQP from the coding sequence ATGACACTGGCGGATGCCTTGAACCCGCTGCTTGCGCGACTGCGGTCGCGCTTCGCTCAGACACCGCTGCCGCAGTTCTGGCGCTGGTGGACGGGCGAATTGCTGTCCTTCCTCCCGCCGCGCTGGCGTGAGGCTTTGGCGGTGGAGCAGGCCTGCTTGCTGCTTTCCTCCACGGAGGGCGGCGTGACGCTCGAACTCGAACGTGCCGCCCAGCGCAGCGCCGTGTTTCATCTCGACGGCGAGCGAGACGCATGGGCTCAGCGCTTCGGGGCCGAAGTCGACGAAAACCTGCGCGAACTGCCTTTGATTCTCGGTCTTCCCGCGAGTCGAGTGCTCCGTCGCACGCTGTCGTTGCCGGTTGCCGCGCTGGAAAACCTGGACGCCGTGCTCGGCTTCGAGCTGGACCGACAGACCCCGTTCAAACCGGAGCAGGTGTACTTCGCCAGCCGCGTGCTTCGCCACGATCCAGGCGCGAAGCAGGCCCAGATCGAGTTGACGGTCGTGCCTCGGCCGGTGTTGGAGGAGGCTGTTGCAAGCCTTGCCGGTCTGGCCGAGCGCCTCGCGGCCGTCGATGTCGTCGATGCTCGCGGTGAGCGGCTCGGCGTCAACCTGCTGCCGATGGAGCGGCGTGCGCGGCAGCCGCGTACTCAGCCCCTCATCCAGCTGGGCCTGCTGTTCGCCGCAGTCATCCTGGTCTTCTTCGGCCTCAGCCAGATCGTCCAGAACCGGCAGGCGGCGGTGGAAGAGATGGAGGCCCTGGCCCAGGCCCAGCGCGAACGTGCCCGCGAGGTGGGCGCCCTGCGCGCGCAGCTTGAAGATGCTGCGGCGGCGGCCAACTTCCTGGCGGTGCAGAAGCAGACCCAGGCTTCTATGGTGCTCCTGCTCGACGAGGTCACCCAGCGTCTGCCGGATGACACGTTCCTGACGCGCCTGTCGGTGAGTGGCAACCAGGTGAGCCTGAGCGGTTACAGCGCGCAGGCGCTGAAGCTGGTGGGTGAGCTGCAGAAATCCGGCGTGCTGAAGGACGCTGCATTGAACGGTGGTGTCCAGCAGGAGCCGCGCGTTTCGCGCGACATGTTCACCATCAACGCCACCTACGGGCCCGACCCGAAGGCCCAGCCATGA
- a CDS encoding GspH/FimT family pseudopilin, giving the protein MRARGFSLVEVLVVAAIIAFAVAMLAGAMGYSLTGQQMRGASRDLVAALRYTRGQAIVKREAQVLTLNLDQKSYRAANRPPVQLPPKFELAIETARQEMLSQSEGGIRFFPDGSSTGGNIELSRGDTVWRIDINWLTGEVNLREPGSR; this is encoded by the coding sequence ATGCGCGCACGCGGCTTCAGCCTGGTGGAAGTCCTGGTGGTGGCGGCCATCATTGCCTTCGCAGTCGCGATGCTTGCTGGCGCCATGGGCTATAGCTTGACCGGCCAGCAGATGCGCGGCGCCAGCCGCGATCTGGTGGCCGCACTGCGCTATACCCGCGGCCAGGCCATCGTGAAGCGCGAGGCCCAGGTGCTCACGCTCAATCTCGACCAGAAGAGCTACCGCGCCGCCAATCGGCCGCCTGTGCAGTTACCCCCCAAGTTCGAGCTCGCGATCGAGACCGCGCGTCAGGAGATGCTCAGTCAGAGCGAGGGCGGTATCCGCTTCTTCCCGGATGGCTCCTCCACCGGCGGCAACATCGAGCTGTCCCGCGGCGACACCGTCTGGCGGATCGACATCAACTGGCTGACGGGCGAGGTGAATCTGCGTGAGCCGGGCAGCCGCTGA
- the gspF gene encoding type II secretion system inner membrane protein GspF, translating into MPQFRYKALSPAGEALDGLMEAASADEVIAKLQDAGNIPLKALPADQAQGSGLSALFQRAPMGANQVLQFTQQLATLLGAGQPLDRALQILLDLPESEQARRVIDRIREAVRGGTPLSQAMEAQSGVFSRLYVNMVRAGEVGGALDDTLKRLADYLERSKALKESVINAMIYPSILIVLVLGAIGLLVGYVVPQFLPLFEDMGAEIPWLTAAIMSLGLFVQGWWWLLLLAVIGLVWFASHALADPARRLQFDTWILGRGLFGQLLAKLDTARLARTLATLVHNGVPLLTSLAIARNVLTNSALSEAVGQAAEEVKTGGGLAIALGRSKLFPRLALQMISVGEESGEMDTMLGKVADTFDADVRNTVDRLLSALVPVITIVMAVAVAVIMMAILIPIFELTNTVG; encoded by the coding sequence ATGCCCCAATTCCGCTACAAAGCCCTGAGCCCCGCCGGCGAGGCGCTGGATGGCCTGATGGAAGCCGCGAGCGCCGATGAGGTGATCGCCAAGCTGCAGGACGCCGGCAATATTCCGCTGAAAGCGCTGCCCGCGGATCAGGCGCAGGGTTCGGGCCTGTCCGCGCTGTTCCAGCGGGCCCCCATGGGCGCGAACCAGGTGCTGCAGTTCACTCAGCAGCTGGCGACTTTGCTGGGCGCCGGTCAGCCGCTGGATCGCGCCCTGCAGATCCTGCTCGATCTGCCGGAGTCCGAGCAGGCGCGACGGGTGATCGACCGGATCCGCGAGGCGGTGCGCGGCGGCACGCCGCTGTCGCAGGCGATGGAGGCGCAGAGCGGCGTGTTCTCGCGGCTGTACGTCAACATGGTGCGTGCCGGCGAAGTCGGTGGTGCGCTCGACGACACCCTGAAGCGTCTGGCCGACTACCTGGAGCGCAGCAAGGCGCTCAAGGAAAGCGTGATCAACGCGATGATCTACCCGAGCATCCTGATCGTGCTGGTGCTCGGTGCCATCGGTCTGCTGGTGGGCTATGTGGTGCCGCAGTTCCTGCCCCTGTTCGAGGACATGGGCGCAGAGATCCCCTGGCTGACCGCCGCGATCATGAGTCTGGGCCTGTTCGTGCAGGGCTGGTGGTGGCTGCTGCTGTTAGCTGTCATCGGCCTGGTGTGGTTCGCTTCCCATGCCCTTGCGGATCCCGCAAGACGACTGCAATTCGACACCTGGATCCTGGGTCGCGGCCTGTTCGGTCAGCTGCTCGCCAAGCTCGACACCGCCCGGCTCGCGCGCACGCTTGCCACGCTGGTACACAACGGCGTGCCGCTGCTCACCTCGCTCGCCATCGCCCGCAACGTGCTCACCAACAGCGCCCTGTCCGAGGCCGTCGGTCAGGCGGCGGAAGAGGTCAAGACCGGCGGCGGACTGGCCATCGCGCTGGGGCGCAGCAAGCTGTTCCCTCGGCTCGCCCTGCAGATGATCAGCGTCGGTGAGGAGTCCGGTGAGATGGACACCATGCTCGGTAAGGTCGCCGACACATTCGACGCCGATGTGAGGAACACTGTCGACCGCCTGCTGTCTGCCTTGGTCCCGGTCATTACCATCGTCATGGCCGTTGCCGTGGCTGTCATCATGATGGCCATCCTGATTCCGATCTTCGAACTCACCAACACCGTGGGATGA
- a CDS encoding general secretion pathway protein GspM, with translation MSPQLTPQQSRWLALGLLGLVLGLFYLLFVHWWFVVPFLDARASFIEEREQEQRLRANASQREEIEARLAEVRAFEAGNPGFLSETSFDLAAPALIMRIQGAVERQGQPERCLVINSQPMRGQQAEKFERVTIQVRLRCELEHLYLVLHELESGSPQLFLSELNIIARRMPSHAGGEVFIGYVDVSFNAHGYLRPQGGR, from the coding sequence ATGTCCCCTCAACTGACGCCGCAGCAAAGCCGCTGGTTGGCTCTGGGCCTGCTTGGACTGGTGCTGGGCCTGTTCTACCTGCTGTTCGTGCACTGGTGGTTCGTTGTGCCGTTTCTGGATGCGCGCGCAAGCTTCATCGAGGAGCGCGAGCAGGAGCAGCGGCTGCGCGCCAATGCCTCGCAGCGCGAGGAGATCGAAGCACGCCTGGCGGAGGTGCGTGCTTTTGAGGCGGGCAACCCCGGGTTCCTTTCGGAAACGAGCTTCGATCTGGCGGCGCCTGCGCTGATCATGCGAATTCAAGGCGCTGTCGAGCGCCAGGGGCAACCGGAGCGTTGCCTGGTGATCAACAGCCAGCCCATGCGCGGACAACAGGCCGAGAAATTCGAGCGCGTGACGATCCAGGTGCGGCTGCGCTGCGAGCTGGAGCATCTGTATCTGGTGCTCCACGAGCTCGAAAGCGGCAGCCCCCAGCTGTTCCTGTCGGAGCTCAACATCATCGCGAGGCGCATGCCCTCGCATGCCGGAGGCGAGGTCTTCATCGGCTACGTCGATGTGTCCTTCAATGCTCACGGCTACCTGCGACCGCAGGGAGGGCGCTGA
- the gspD gene encoding type II secretion system secretin GspD, which produces MSQRILGLLVCASLVILSGCASTGGYAPLESRPQPSQALAREIALERSADEESEESSEETSEDTASEEPEAVRLGSGSFINRDLASRGPAGAGATGEVTFNFEGESLHAVVKAILGDFLQENYVIAPGVQGTVTFSTAKPLRGDQALSILEMLLRWNNATAVWQDGRYTILPVSQALQGNLTPRTGAAAGARGYEVRAVPLQFISAIEMEKLLKPYAKPEGIINVDPARNMLVLAGTAAELANYQQTVEIFDVDWLAGMSVGTYRLEQAEAAKVVTELEKVFGEGAGTPLSGMFRFIALEGVNSIIVITPQPKYLAQVQEWIERLDAGGTQSGSRLYVYDVKNVKATDLAGTLGEIFGGQPRQQASSQSGSVAPGLDPVRASTLGRGEQPRFDNNPEPRVDATEIAFGVANPPSAGGGSGIPGASGISGPVVDAAGGIALGSEENVRVSAIEENNQLLVKATSQQWESIRRVIERLDQIPLQVHIEAKIVSVVLNDNLEYGVSSFFEGAVPEALRGAAALRNSWSAVNGTIGAGNALWNFVGPDAAATLRLLQTITNTRVLASPSLLVLNNKSATINVGDQIPVSSVSIGVPGTGVGNGLGTSSYTQYLQTGITLNVTPRVNPGGLVFMEIEQEDSQPGAQVGDTGNREISTRNISSEVAVQSGQTIILGGLIRQTDSRGSGGLPFLNRIPVLGGLFGSQSRRDERTELLVMITPRVIANQEEATRVTQDYMRQFRGLAPLRVINETPAADQP; this is translated from the coding sequence GTGAGCCAACGCATCCTCGGTCTGCTCGTCTGCGCGAGCCTGGTTATTCTCAGCGGCTGTGCCAGTACGGGCGGTTATGCGCCGCTCGAATCCCGCCCCCAGCCCAGCCAGGCGCTTGCTCGCGAAATCGCCTTGGAACGAAGCGCGGACGAAGAATCGGAAGAATCCTCCGAAGAGACAAGCGAGGACACCGCCAGCGAGGAGCCGGAGGCTGTCCGCCTCGGCAGCGGCAGTTTCATCAATCGCGACTTGGCCAGCCGTGGCCCGGCGGGCGCGGGCGCCACGGGTGAGGTGACCTTCAACTTTGAAGGCGAGTCGCTGCACGCGGTGGTGAAAGCCATCCTTGGCGACTTCCTGCAGGAGAACTACGTCATCGCACCCGGTGTGCAGGGCACGGTCACCTTCTCAACGGCCAAGCCACTGCGTGGCGACCAGGCGCTGTCCATTCTTGAAATGCTGCTGCGCTGGAACAACGCCACCGCGGTCTGGCAGGACGGCCGCTACACCATTCTGCCGGTGTCCCAGGCCCTGCAGGGCAACCTCACCCCGCGAACCGGCGCGGCCGCCGGCGCGCGCGGCTACGAGGTGCGTGCGGTGCCGCTGCAGTTCATCTCGGCCATCGAGATGGAGAAGCTGCTGAAGCCCTATGCAAAGCCTGAGGGCATCATCAACGTCGACCCCGCGCGCAACATGCTTGTGCTTGCGGGCACGGCGGCGGAGCTTGCCAACTACCAGCAGACCGTCGAGATCTTCGACGTCGATTGGCTGGCCGGCATGTCCGTTGGCACCTACCGCCTGGAGCAGGCCGAGGCCGCCAAGGTGGTGACCGAGCTTGAGAAGGTCTTTGGCGAGGGCGCTGGCACGCCGCTGTCTGGCATGTTCCGCTTCATTGCCCTGGAAGGCGTCAACTCCATCATCGTCATCACGCCGCAGCCGAAGTATCTGGCCCAGGTGCAGGAGTGGATCGAGCGTCTTGATGCGGGCGGCACACAGAGTGGCTCCCGCCTTTACGTCTACGACGTCAAGAACGTCAAGGCGACGGATCTGGCCGGCACGCTGGGCGAAATCTTTGGCGGCCAGCCGCGCCAACAGGCCTCATCGCAATCCGGGTCGGTGGCCCCGGGGCTTGACCCCGTGCGTGCGAGCACGCTCGGCCGCGGCGAGCAGCCGCGCTTCGACAACAATCCCGAACCGCGGGTGGACGCCACCGAGATCGCGTTCGGCGTCGCTAACCCACCTTCTGCGGGCGGCGGCTCCGGTATCCCGGGCGCCTCCGGAATCTCAGGCCCGGTGGTGGACGCCGCGGGCGGCATCGCTTTGGGCTCAGAAGAGAACGTGCGGGTTTCCGCCATCGAGGAGAACAACCAGCTGCTGGTCAAGGCCACCAGCCAGCAGTGGGAGTCGATCCGTCGGGTGATCGAGCGACTGGACCAGATTCCGCTGCAGGTGCATATCGAAGCCAAGATCGTGTCCGTGGTGCTCAACGACAACCTGGAATACGGCGTGAGCTCCTTCTTCGAGGGGGCGGTGCCGGAGGCCCTCAGGGGGGCCGCTGCCCTTCGCAACAGCTGGAGCGCGGTCAATGGCACGATCGGGGCAGGCAACGCGCTTTGGAACTTCGTAGGGCCTGATGCTGCGGCAACCCTGAGGTTGCTGCAGACGATCACCAACACGCGCGTGCTGGCCTCGCCGTCTTTGCTCGTGCTCAACAACAAGAGCGCGACCATCAACGTCGGAGATCAGATCCCGGTGAGCAGCGTGTCGATCGGCGTGCCCGGTACGGGAGTGGGCAACGGGCTGGGTACGAGCAGCTACACCCAGTACTTGCAGACCGGCATTACCTTGAATGTGACCCCTCGGGTCAACCCGGGGGGGCTAGTCTTCATGGAGATCGAGCAGGAAGACAGCCAGCCGGGGGCTCAAGTTGGCGATACCGGCAACCGCGAGATCTCCACCAGGAACATCTCCAGCGAGGTTGCTGTGCAGTCCGGTCAGACCATCATCCTGGGCGGCTTGATTCGCCAGACCGATAGCCGGGGCTCAGGCGGACTGCCGTTTCTCAACCGTATCCCGGTCTTGGGGGGACTGTTCGGCTCGCAGTCGCGGCGCGACGAGCGCACCGAGCTGCTCGTGATGATCACTCCCCGCGTCATTGCCAACCAAGAAGAAGCCACCCGCGTCACGCAGGACTACATGCGCCAGTTCCGCGGCCTTGCCCCCCTTCGCGTCATCAACGAAACCCCCGCAGCCGATCAACCTTAA
- a CDS encoding prepilin-type N-terminal cleavage/methylation domain-containing protein: MRQRGFTLIEVVIALAVFAVAVGVCMQIATAGLRQSRIAAEQTQAALLAQSLLDMHGVGERLEPGRSSGRLEGDYQWDIEITPYEVPLQTDSPLAPGFSAVQLFRLDLTIRWPAGQNERSARFSTLRAMTPDPNVPVTPTAPEPSGEDG, from the coding sequence ATGCGCCAACGGGGTTTCACCCTGATCGAGGTGGTGATCGCGCTCGCCGTCTTCGCGGTGGCCGTAGGCGTGTGCATGCAGATCGCCACGGCTGGCCTGCGGCAGAGCCGCATCGCCGCCGAGCAGACCCAGGCGGCGCTGCTGGCGCAGTCCCTGCTGGACATGCACGGCGTTGGCGAACGTCTGGAGCCGGGCCGCAGCAGCGGTCGCCTGGAGGGCGACTACCAGTGGGACATCGAGATCACGCCTTACGAGGTGCCGCTGCAGACCGACAGCCCCTTGGCGCCCGGCTTCAGCGCGGTGCAGCTGTTCCGTCTGGATCTGACGATTCGCTGGCCCGCTGGCCAGAACGAGCGCAGCGCGCGGTTCTCCACGCTGCGGGCGATGACTCCCGATCCCAATGTGCCAGTGACGCCGACTGCCCCTGAACCCTCGGGAGAAGACGGATGA
- a CDS encoding general secretion pathway protein GspK, whose product MRRSDSPRSGRGIALVFVLWVLALLTLLLASFALVTRTESLQSRHLFDSTRARYAAEAGINQAAWSLSLPDPVLRWLPDGREYRVEFEEADISIRITDESGLIDLNAAEPPTLTNLFVGVGVDPIAAAALADAILDWRDGDDLKLLNGAEDADYRAEGYPYGAKDAPFDLVGELEQVMGMTPELYRQVAPALTVYSGQAVPNLAYAPIEVIRAFPNIDPTLAQLLIEQRHAWLPGLGLPPPTLPDGTPLVAEGGTGTYSIESRATLPNGAFTELRVTLRLGGSGISGRAFSVLRWQDTSAL is encoded by the coding sequence ATGAGGCGCTCGGATTCCCCCCGAAGCGGCCGCGGCATTGCTCTGGTCTTCGTGCTGTGGGTGCTGGCGCTGTTGACGCTGCTGCTGGCCAGCTTTGCGCTGGTGACGCGCACCGAGTCCCTGCAGTCGAGGCATCTTTTTGACAGCACGCGCGCGCGCTATGCCGCCGAAGCGGGCATCAATCAGGCCGCCTGGTCGCTGTCGCTGCCCGACCCGGTGCTTCGCTGGCTGCCCGACGGTCGTGAGTACCGGGTGGAATTCGAAGAAGCCGATATCTCGATCCGGATCACCGACGAATCGGGGCTCATCGACTTGAACGCCGCTGAACCGCCGACGCTGACCAACCTGTTCGTCGGTGTGGGCGTCGATCCGATTGCCGCCGCCGCGCTGGCTGATGCGATCCTCGATTGGCGCGATGGCGACGACCTAAAGCTGCTGAACGGAGCGGAAGACGCAGACTACCGTGCGGAAGGCTACCCCTATGGCGCCAAGGACGCGCCGTTTGATCTGGTCGGCGAGCTGGAGCAGGTGATGGGCATGACGCCTGAGCTGTATCGGCAGGTGGCGCCCGCGCTGACGGTGTACTCCGGGCAGGCGGTGCCAAATCTCGCCTATGCGCCGATCGAGGTCATTCGCGCCTTTCCGAACATCGATCCGACGCTGGCGCAGCTGCTGATCGAGCAGCGTCACGCTTGGCTTCCGGGTCTTGGTCTGCCGCCCCCCACCTTGCCGGATGGCACTCCGCTCGTGGCGGAGGGGGGCACCGGGACGTATAGTATCGAGTCGCGTGCCACCCTTCCGAACGGCGCTTTCACGGAACTTCGGGTGACTCTGCGACTCGGAGGCTCCGGCATTTCCGGCCGCGCTTTCAGCGTCCTGCGTTGGCAGGACACGAGCGCGCTGTGA
- a CDS encoding prepilin-type N-terminal cleavage/methylation domain-containing protein encodes MKRRLRGFTLVEILIATSLLALMILGAMAALSSSVRAVRSGEALVNRTDSVRIAQEFLRRQLSQALALPFERTDDLGMVFVFEGDDRDLKFVAPMPGHLARGGPHVQQISIGSGARGTKRIEFTHALLNGYDDPLNRADPRPPVVVLEGLQDAYFEYRSVDDNGRLLPWSRSWDYPQFLPMMVRLVAEFPAERPQHWPQFEVPVHAGAAGSVSSFYSRLPFSRQRRDRESDSPDRPPQ; translated from the coding sequence ATGAAGCGCCGACTCCGCGGGTTCACTCTGGTCGAGATCCTGATCGCCACCAGCCTGCTGGCGCTGATGATTCTGGGCGCGATGGCGGCTCTTTCCAGCAGCGTGCGCGCAGTGCGCTCGGGCGAGGCGCTGGTCAACCGCACCGACAGCGTGCGGATCGCACAGGAGTTTCTGCGGCGCCAGCTCTCGCAGGCTCTCGCGCTTCCCTTCGAGCGCACCGACGACCTCGGCATGGTGTTCGTGTTCGAGGGGGACGATCGTGACCTCAAGTTCGTGGCGCCCATGCCGGGGCACCTGGCGCGCGGCGGCCCTCATGTCCAGCAGATCAGCATCGGCAGCGGTGCGCGTGGCACAAAGCGCATCGAGTTCACGCATGCGCTGTTGAACGGCTACGACGATCCGCTCAATCGCGCGGATCCGCGCCCGCCCGTTGTCGTGCTGGAGGGTCTGCAGGACGCCTACTTCGAGTACCGCTCGGTCGACGACAACGGCCGTCTTCTGCCGTGGAGCCGCAGCTGGGACTATCCGCAGTTCCTGCCGATGATGGTTCGGCTCGTCGCCGAGTTTCCGGCCGAACGCCCCCAGCATTGGCCACAGTTTGAGGTGCCGGTGCATGCAGGCGCCGCCGGCTCGGTGAGCAGCTTCTACAGCCGCCTGCCGTTCTCGCGTCAGCGTCGTGATCGGGAGAGCGACAGCCCCGACAGGCCGCCGCAATGA